The genomic region TCATAGGCAAAGCCCTACCAGACCACTTCGACAAAGTTCTACTAGACGCTCCATGTAGTGGGGAAGGCTTAGTATATCTACGAGGAGATAAACCCTTACGTTTCTGGAATATTAAAAAGATCAAACATATGAGTTCACTACAAAAACAACTCATCACTTCCGCTTTTGATACATTAAAACCAGGTGGAGAACTTATTTATTCGACCTGTACTCTCGAACCAGAGGAAAATGAGGGTGTTGTGACACATCTGGTAGAACAGCGAAAAAATGCGCGTATCGAAAAGATCGATCTGGTTAATTCCGATTCGTTCAAGGAGTTTTCGAGATTCACTACAAGAGGGATAGTAAAATGGAGCGGAAATAGATTTCATCAGGAATCCGCACGAGCGATCCGAGTTATTCCTAGTGCTCAAATGCAAGGCTTCTTCATTTCAAAGATCTCTAAAAAGAAGTAGATCTAACTGATTGTATATAAGACCTGGGATATGGACTTTTACATTGACCCTACCCCATACTTTCCACCGCACCAGCTAAGATTACATCTCTACAAAGGGGATATGTTGTGCAGTAGCAATACTGAAAATTCACCGAAATATCACTAATTTGTTTAGTATGAGCTACATTCATTGTAATTTGGATTCGAATGGCTAGGGATATTTGAGGTTGATGGGATCCATGTCTCGCCTTCGATCTCTAATTCACCAAACCACACAACTTCTGCAGAGGTGATTTTCCATTCTCCACGTTCTAATCTAACATATAGTGAATCATTCATACATTGATCTACCATCTCACCTGTAGTCTTATTTGGAGCCTTGTAATTGAACTTGATCGGTATATATAGACCATACCAGTTATTCGGGATCCCAAAAGGATCATAATTGAGCAGATACCAATCATCAAATGCAGGGATCTCCACAGGGACATATCCGGTAACGATTATTTGAGAAAGAGCTTGGAATTGCTTGTCCTCATAAACCACACCGTCTGACCAGTATTTTTTTATCATTTGAGAGTTCTTATTCTTGAGTGCACCAGAATATCTGGAGATAAAATCTGCAAGATCATTTTCTGCCTCGAGTTTCAGTTCGACAGGATCAAGAGAGCTTTTCGACGATCTTAGGCTCGGCCAATATATATTCCATGCGCTATTATCGCCATTGAAAGACGGATCTGTAGAATAGTGTGCTTTCGTAACTTTCTGCATAGTTTCAGTACCGACTTCATCAACTTTCCGAAGATTTAAAGAAGTAGCTTCATCGCTTAGGTTAATGTTGTATGCAAGGTCAAAACTCGCACCGGATCCAAATCGCTCCCAATTCACATATGCCACCAATCGATCCGTAGGAAATACAATAAGTGGCAAGATGATGGACAATGAAATATATAAAGACCATTTGTTGATCCTGCGAAAGAATTGCTCCGTTCGTACGGATAAGAACAACAAGGTCAACATCGCCATAACCCCTAGCATCATTATATGACCAAGCAATCGGATATTCGTGAGTCCATAAAACTGCTCTGTGATAAGTAAACGGTAGTGAGCAGATACACCTATCAGAAATGTAAGTCCGATCAAGGTATAGAAAGGAAGAGTGAGACTCTTTTTCAATTTGACCCTATCAACCACACCTAACATCACAGTAGATATGCCGATCACTAGGAACGAAGTAATTAGTAATTC from Candidatus Nomurabacteria bacterium harbors:
- a CDS encoding DUF4173 domain-containing protein codes for the protein MQKFITTLSLSLLLSLMFNYLVRGFEPGLGIFLFTASIIVVSLLLVKLYIPSKKVSLNISVSLAILVILLPPLIRDNVFATVIYCMLLPFMIIALLDEFGYSKPISITAGVAQAVIRCISLPISMISAYDQFDTGSKRKITKSKGDRKIPFRSLTYVAIGIILAIPLLVIFGGLFSSADPAFAQVFSVSDLIKWLADIDLWVSIDDLMVIVIVSLLLVGLYGIMMSKTDAFQNSLIKLKPPIITGYEPIIFTTFFSLLSILFGVFVFVQLRYLFGGSEQVISEATGLTFAQYARRGFVELLITSFLVIGISTVMLGVVDRVKLKKSLTLPFYTLIGLTFLIGVSAHYRLLITEQFYGLTNIRLLGHIMMLGVMAMLTLLFLSVRTEQFFRRINKWSLYISLSIILPLIVFPTDRLVAYVNWERFGSGASFDLAYNINLSDEATSLNLRKVDEVGTETMQKVTKAHYSTDPSFNGDNSAWNIYWPSLRSSKSSLDPVELKLEAENDLADFISRYSGALKNKNSQMIKKYWSDGVVYEDKQFQALSQIIVTGYVPVEIPAFDDWYLLNYDPFGIPNNWYGLYIPIKFNYKAPNKTTGEMVDQCMNDSLYVRLERGEWKITSAEVVWFGELEIEGETWIPSTSNIPSHSNPNYNECSSY